In Daphnia magna isolate NIES linkage group LG6, ASM2063170v1.1, whole genome shotgun sequence, the following are encoded in one genomic region:
- the LOC123473650 gene encoding uncharacterized protein LOC123473650, with product MHCSLLGATFQFLKLWLTSTGAPYYIQRAEWIDQVLLSIKPQNQIRRTPRSIAKFLYVLKASEHRNWLLFHSPIALKGILSSTYYNHWLLLVNTFRLLLGKNLTILDLATARMLIHRFIELVPSLYGQENSSYNIHILQHVIEHVERWVAPWSSSFFIFEDAGDMLKNEFHGITFVNHQIFGRSLARRNYRNISRKFIAFAADVVRDFYEFLDSPLSFHVDESANFICQPLGGKEIVLLSASEWLAVKTVLPNLNCMFAFSYKRMAIIGQQFSTKFYSENDKRDNSVVSHGENVRKVYEILKIVLLNTKCNCRNDKNCLIKIKDRTGQQSDYSNVIVLAKQLALSQVPSIYDPVSSLKLPSYKK from the coding sequence ATGCATTGCTCGTTGTTGGGTGCCACATTTCAATTTCTAAAGTTGTGGCTAACATCAACTGGTGCTCCTTATTATATACAACGTGCCGAATGGATTGACCAAGTTTTATTATCAATCAAACCGCAAAACCAAATAAGACGAACCCCAAGATCGATCGCAAAATTCCTCTATGTGTTGAAAGCTAGTGAGCACCGAAATTGGCTCTTATTTCACTCTCCAATTGCTCTCAAAGGGATCCTTAGTAGTACTTATTACAATCATTGGCTATTATTGGTAAATACATTTCGCTTATTGTTGGggaaaaatttaacaattttagATTTAGCCACGGCTAGGATGCTTATCCACAGATTCATTGAATTAGTACCTAGTTTATATGGGCAGGAGAATTCTAGCTACAACATACATATTCTTCAACATGTAATCGAACATGTTGAACGCTGGGTAGCTCCATGGTCCAGTTCATTCTTTATATTTGAAGATGCCGGAGAcatgttaaaaaatgaatttcacgGTATAACCTTCGTCAACCATCAAATATTTGGCCGTTCTTTAGCAAGAAGAAATTATAGAAATATTAGTAGAAAATTCATTGCTTTTGCAGCTGATGTAGTGCGTGACTTTTACGAGTTCCTAGATTCACCTTTGTCATTTCACGTAGACGAATCAGCTAATTTTATTTGCCAGCCACTTGGGGGAAAGGAAATTGTGTTGTTGTCAGCATCTGAATGGTTAGCTGTGAAAACCGTTTTACCAAATTTAAACTGCATGTTTGCCTTTTCTTACAAGAGAATGGCAATCATAGGGCAACAATTTTCAACAAAGTTTTACAGTGAAAATGATAAAAGAGATAACTCGGTTGTTTCGCACGGTGAAAATGTGCGGAAAGTTTATGAGATTCTTAAGATTGTTCTATTAAATACAAAATGTAATTGCCGGAATGATAAAAATTGTCTgattaaaataaaagatcGGACAGGGCAGCAATCTGATTATTCAAATGTGATAGTATTAGCCAAACAGTTAGCTTTAAGTCAAGTGCCCTCCATTTATGATCCTGTTTCCTCCCTTAAACTTCCTTCATACAAGAAGTGA